The Salvia miltiorrhiza cultivar Shanhuang (shh) chromosome 1, IMPLAD_Smil_shh, whole genome shotgun sequence genome has a window encoding:
- the LOC130994852 gene encoding ras-related protein Rab7 has product MSLRRRTLLKVIVLGDSGVGKTSLMNQYVHKKFSQQYKATIGADFVTKELQIDDRLVTLQIWDTAGQERFQSLGVAFYRGADCCVLVYDVNVMRSFDTLDNWHEEFLKQANPPDPKSFPFILLGNKIDIDGGNSRVVSEKKAKEWCASKGNIPYFETSAKEDYNVDPAFFCIAKAALANEHDQDIYFQGMPDTLPEAEQQGGCAC; this is encoded by the exons ATGTCATTGCGTAGGCGAACATTACTCAAAGTGATCGTCCTCGGCGACAGCGG gGTTGGTAAAACGTCGTTGATGAATCA ATATGTACATAAGAAATTCAGTCAGCAGTATAAAGCTACTATTGGGGCGGATTTCGTCACCAAGGAGCTTCAAATAGATGATCGTCTTGTTACTCTTCAA ATTTGGGACACTGCTGGCCAAGAGAGATTTCAAAGTCTTGGAGTTGCGTTCTATAGAGGGGCGGATTGCTGTGTTTTGGTCTATGACGTTAATGTGATGAGGTCTTTTGATACCCTTGACAATTGGCATGAAGAGTTTCTCAAGCAG GCAAATCCACCTGATCCAAAGTCATTCCCATTTATATTACTAGGAAACAAGATTGATATAGATGGTGGCAATAGCAGAGTG GTTTCTGAGAAAAAAGCAAAGGAATGGTGTGCATCAAAAGGGAACATCCCTTACTTTGAGACATCAGCCAAAGAAGATTACAATGTTGATCCCGCATTCTTTTGTATTGCAAAGGCTGCTTTAGCTAATGAGCACGACCAGGACAT atACTTCCAGGGCATGCCGGATACTCTTCCAGAAGCCGAGCAACAAGGTGGTTGCGCTTGCTGA
- the LOC130994861 gene encoding probable ATP synthase 24 kDa subunit, mitochondrial: MAFTSRFLSRSTRQVYAGQSVIRSEYAIPARSFAKGAGGAPPTSLKGDEMLKGIFLEVKKKFEMAIGILRKEKIVIAPEDPAAVSQYANVMKTIREKADLFSESQRIKYTIDTRTQDIPDVRSYLLAVKDIRVKRGLIDELGAETMMMDALNKVEKELKKPLLRNDKKGMGLLKAEFDKVNQKLGIRREDLPKLEEQLELKIAKAQLEELKKDAVEAMETQKKREEFKDEEMPEVKSLDIRNFL, translated from the exons ATGGCTTTCACCTCTCGCTTCCTCTCGAGATCCACTCGCCAG GTGTATGCTGGGCAAAGTGTTATCCGATCGGAGTATGCTATTCCGGCGCGTTCCTTTGCCAAAGGAGCTGGCGGCGCTCCCCCCACCTCCTTGAAGGGTGATG AGATGTTGAAGGGTATATTTCTTGAGGTTAAGAAGAAATTTGAGATGGCCATAGGGATCTTAAGAAAAGAGAAGATCGTCATTGCCCCTGAAGATCCTGCTGCTGTGTCCCAGTATGCCAATGTCATGAAGACAATACGAGAAAA GGCTGATCTTTTTTCTGAGTCACAGAGGATCAAGTACACAATTGATACACGAACACAAGACATTCCTGATGTTCGATCCTACTTGCTAGCCGTGAAGGACATAAGGGTGAA GAGAGGCCTTATTGATGAACTAGGTGCAGAAACTATGATGATGGATGCATTGAACAAGGTTGAGAAGGAATTGAAGAAACCTCTCTTGAGAAACGATAAAAAGGGGATGGGCCTGCTGAAGGCAGAGTTTGATAAGGTCAACCAAAA GCTTGGCATTCGTAGAGAAGATCTGCCCAAACTTGAGGAGCAGTTGGAACTTAAAATTGCAAAGGCCCAACTTGAAGAGCTGAAGAAAGATGCTGTTGAAGCAATGGAAACTCAGAAGAAACG GGAAGAGTTCAAGGATGAAGAAATGCCCGAGGTGAAGTCGCTAGACATCCGAAACTTCCTTTAG
- the LOC130994904 gene encoding uncharacterized protein LOC130994904, with amino-acid sequence MARHISLRNHQLSISHLGFGVASLILCALTLFMCASHSHRRWRRWRSCYGYGSHDPVIQLNHEEIMDYQLEGDVEPSGEGSLWKKNIMMGGKCQLPDFSGVIIYDSTGTVVTPAINQTALPALTWR; translated from the coding sequence ATGGCTAGACACATCTCCCTGAGAAACCACCAACTCAGCATTTCACACTTGGGATTTGGAGTTGCTAGTCTCATCCTGTGTGCATTGACTCTCTTCATGTGTGCCAGCCACTCGCACAGGCGATGGCGCAGGTGGAGATCTTGCTACGGCTATGGGAGCCACGATCCCGTCATCCAACTCAACCACGAAGAGATCATGGATTACCAGTTAGAAGGAGATGTGGAGCCGAGCGGTGAAGGCAGTCTGTGGAAGAAGAATATAATGATGGGAGGAAAGTGTCAGCTCCCCGACTTCTCCGGTGTGATTATCTACGACTCCACAGGGACCGTTGTCACCCCTGCCATAAACCAGACAGCTCTTCCTGCACTTACATGGAGATGA
- the LOC130994881 gene encoding uncharacterized protein LOC130994881 — MDLNDHIEKILFTEQQISERVSELASTITADFKAAEVAPAVVGVATGAFLFVADLVRKIHLPLTVDFVRAESYGSGTVSNGHPTISFGLKVDVRGKHVILVEDIVDTGNTLSCLTDYMKTEGASSVSVCTLLDKPARRKVHFQVVGEGKYYRGFECPDDFVVGYGLDFAEQYRNLPYVGVLKPEIYK; from the exons ATGGATTTGAACGACCACATTGAGAAAATCCTATTCACGGAGCAACAAATCTCCGAAAGGGTTTCTGAACTCGCATCCACAATCACCGCTGATTTCAAAGCCGCCGAGGTTGCTCCGGCGGTTGTGGGTGTCGCCACCGGAGCTTTTCTTTTCGTGGCAGACCTCGTGCGGAAGATTCATCTGCCCCTCACCGTCGATTTCGTGCGCGCCGAATCGTACGGGTCGGGTACCGTCTCCAATGGCCACCCCACGATCTCCTTCGGCCTGAAAGTCGATGTTCGAGGGAAGCACGTTATTCTG GTTGAGGATATTGTTGATACAGGGAACACGTTGTCCTGCCTCACTGATTACATGAAAACGGAGGGTGCCTCTTCTGTGTCTGTTTGCACTCTTCTTGATAAACCAGCAAGGCGAAAGGTTCACTTTCAAGTTGTTGGTGAAGGGAAGTATTACCGTGGCTTTGAG TGCCCAGATGACTTTGTTGTGGGCTACGGACTCGACTTTGCTGAGCAGTACAGGAACTTGCCATATGTTGGTGTCTTGAAGCCTGAGATTTACAAGTGA
- the LOC130994898 gene encoding type IV inositol polyphosphate 5-phosphatase 3-like gives MRSNRQQQQLSWRRAVLRKWLNIATSNSDYSADSDISSDSDSEQEICEGIKESRFKNEKHDDVMFDASGTEFCDWPKESRFKNEIAEELKIDDNEALPRLRRRNSETFRAQYINSKEIRICAATWNVGGLTPDDDHNFDGWLDIVEPADIYVIGFQEIIPLNAGNIFGAEDTRPVQKWENIIRETLNRVPPMTRFKSYSDPPTPSRFQPPEDALDVEDEVALESESDIEEGIYPVNEDSSGFCDGGTDFVCEDASFPEDSAHFDRALEKESLQLSSSKKLDRLHCLKIDDSEENIKESNAQYTKILSKTLSGTEKIGLSWPEPPLDLLGQRILEKPNSFGSAKSFKTLKSFQRYSSFKSSTTNESTLKSDLKSLAEIDLDSLINRKRRPAYVRIVSKQMVGIFITVWVRRSLRRYIQNVNVSAVGVGVMGYIGNKGAISVSMSVHQTVFCFVCTHLTAGEREADAVKRNADVHEIHRRSRFNFCSAMGLPRRIYDHERIIWLGDLNYRINLPYDRTRELISKKHWSKLLEQDQLVRELKKGRAFDGWSEGTLSFAPTYKYELNSDTYIGEDAKAGRRTPAWCDRVLSFGTGMRLVDYRRSEIKLSDHRPVMASYMVEVEVFSHKKLQRALTFTNAEVEEEDIVTDVGVDTGLCMPILEEDESYWER, from the exons ATGCGAAGCAACCGCCAGCAGCAGCAG CTATCCTGGCGGCGCGCGGTGCTGCGCAAGTGGCTGAACATAGCGACCAGCAACTCCGATTACTCCGCTGACAGCGACATCAGCTCTGACTCCGACTCCGAACAAG AAATTTGTGAGGGCATCAAGGAGTCCAGGTTCAAGAATGAAAAACATGATGATGTGATGTTTGATGCTAGTGGTACCG AATTTTGTGATTGGCCCAAAGAATCCAGGTTCAAGAATGAAATAGCTGAAGAACTGAAGATTGATGATAATG AGGCTCTTCCAAGGTTAAGACGGCGAAATTCAGAGACATTCAGAGCTCAGTACATTAACTCCAAGGAAATCAG GATATGCGCCGCCACCTGGAATGTTGGAGGACTTACTCCTGATGATGACCACAATTTTGATGGTTGGTTAGACATTGTTGAGCCTGCTGATATTTATGTGATCGG CTTTCAGGAGATCATCCCATTGAATGCTGGTAATATATTTGGAGCTGAAGATACCCGTCCTGTCCAAAAATGGGAAAACATCATTCGTGAAACTCTCAATCGAGTTCCACCAATGACTAGGTTCAAGAGCTATAGTGATCCTCCTACTCCATCGAGGTTTCAGCCACCTGAGGATGCCTTAGATGTAGAAGATGAAGTTGCACTAGAATCAGAAAGTGATATCGAGGAGGGAATCTACCCAGTGAATGAGGATTCATCTGGTTTTTGTGATGGAGGAACTGATTTTGTTTGTGAAGATGCCTCTTTCCCCGAAGACTCTGCTCATTTCGACAGAGCACTGGAAAAGGAGTCTCTGCAGTTGTCTTCCTCCAAAAAATTGGACAGATTGCACTGCTTAAAGATCGATGATTCTGAGGAAAACATCAAAGAGTCTAATGCTCAGTACACTAAGATATTATCCAAAACACTCAGTGGTACAGAAAAGATAGGCTTAAGCTGGCCGGAGCCACCACTTGATCTTTTAGGTCAGCGTATTTTGGAGAAGCCTAATTCCTTCGGTTCTGCTAAATCGTTCAAGACTCTAAAATCTTTCCAGAGATACAGCTCTTTCAAATCTAGCACAACAAATGAAAGTACATTGAAGTCCGACTTGAAATCACTGGCGGAAATTGACCTTGACTCCCTAATAAACCGGAAAAGAAGGCCAGCCTATGTTAGAATAGTGAGCAAGCAAATGGTTGGAATTTTTATTACAGTATGGGTGCGGAGGAGCTTGCGAAGATATATTCAAAACGTGAACGTGTCTGCTGTTGGTGTTGGTGTCATGGGATATATTGGCAATaag GGAGCGATATCAGTTAGTATGTCGGTGCATCAGACAGTCTTCTGTTTCGTTTGTACTCACTTAACAGCAGGAGAGAGAGAAGCAGATGCAGTCAAGAGAAATGCTGATGTGCATGAAATTCATAGACGAAGCCGTTTCAATTTTTGCTCTGCTATGGGGCTTCCTAGAAGGATATATGACCATGA GAGAATTATCTGGCTTGGTGACCTTAACTATCGAATCAATTTGCCTTATGATCGAACGAGAGAACTAATATCCAAGAAGCACTGGTCCAAGTTACTTGAGCAGGATCAG CTGGTGAGAGAGCTCAAGAAAGGCCGAGCATTTGATGGATGGTCGGAAGGCACCCTGAGCTTCGCTCCAACATACAAATATGAGTTAAATTCCGACACTTACATTGGTGAGGACGCAAAAGCTGGTAGAAGAACACCTGCATG GTGCGACCGCGTCCTCTCCTTTGGGACGGGAATGAGGCTGGTCGACTACAGGAGATCTGAGATCAAACTATCCGACCACCGACCTGTGATGGCCTCCTACATGGTGGAAGTCGAAGTATTTTCTCACAAGAAGCTGCAACGAGCACTCACTTTCACTAAtgcagaagttgaagaagaggaTATTGTCACGGATGTGGGAGTTGATACTGGATTATGCATGCCAATACTAGAAGAG GACGAGTCATATTGGGAGCGTTGA
- the LOC130994889 gene encoding LOW QUALITY PROTEIN: DEAD-box ATP-dependent RNA helicase 39-like (The sequence of the model RefSeq protein was modified relative to this genomic sequence to represent the inferred CDS: deleted 1 base in 1 codon), translating into MGTTAKALSTSLLSLPKCLYFHRPLYFSLPFHAHRPPRRVLLHKFRPLCTAAPAAPPAVEEAESLQPLKHSILLERLRQRHLKDSPQPSKPTAAASQKVRHGVAESEGSRRKKGGAAETASSFEELGLSVEVMAALGEMGITEPTEIQCIGIPAVLDGKSVVLGSHTGSGKTLAYLLPLVQLLRRDEDLHGMLMKPRRPRAVVLCPTRELCEQVFRVSKSISHHARFRSTMVSGGGRIKPQEDSLNCPIDMVVGTPGRVLQHIEEGNLVYGDIRYLVLDEADTMFDHGFGPDIRKFLAPLRSRASKPDGLGFQTVLVTATMTTAVQKLVDEEFQGIAHLRTSSLHKKIASARHDFVKLSGSENKLEALLQVLEPSLAKGNRVMVFCNTLNSSRAVDHFLSENQVSTVNYHGEVPAEQRIENLEKFKSNDGDCPTLVCTDLAARGLDLDVDHVIMFDFPSNSIDYLHRTGRTARMGAKGKVTSLIARKNLILASRIEEAIMKNESLESLSVDRIKRDLARSHINQQKGQNEKREMTSSLKRKAQPQPQTEARGVAKKSSFSKSTKAPMISKPKKKVVKVVRTSKSSGSSSSRGTSSGGRKNSGGRSKGGSGGGGGASTSKLNVVGFRGRSSVKAA; encoded by the exons ATGGGCACAACAGCAAAAGCACTCTccacctctctcctctctctaccCAAATGCCTCTATTTCCACCGCCCCCTTTACTTCTCCCTACCATTCCACGCTCACCGCCCTCCTCGCAGGGTACTCCTCCATAAATTCCGGCCACTCTGCACCGCCGCCCCCGCCGCACCGCCGGCGGTCGAAGAGGCGGAATCGTTGCAACCCTTGAAGCATTCGATTCTCCTGGAACGACTCAGGCAGCGGCACCTCAAGGACTCTCCCCAGCCTTCGAAACCCACGGCTGCGGCGTCGCAGAAAGTGAGACATGGTGTTGCCGAAAGTGAGGGTTCGAGGAGGAAGAAGGGCGGAGCGGCGGAGACGGCTTCGAGTTTCGAGGAGCTGGGTTTGAGTGTGGAAGTGATGGCGGCGTTGGGCGAGATGGGGATTACGGAGCCGACGGAGATTCAGTGTATTGGAATTCCCGCGGTTTTGGATGGGAAAAGCGTGGTGTTGGGCTCGCACACTGGCTCTGGCAAGACTCTGGCTTACCTTTTGCCTCTTGTTCAG TTGCTGAGAAGGGACGAGGATTTGCACGGTATGCTGATGAAGCCCAGACGCCCACGGGCTGTTGTACTGTGCCCAACGAGGGAGCTGTGTGAGCAG GTGTTCCGTGTTTCCAAGTCCATTAGT CACCATGCACGATTCAGATCAACCATGGTAAGTGGTGGTGGGCGTATAAAGCCTCAAGAAGATTCCTTGAACTGCCCGATTGACATGGTTGTGGGGACCCCTGGCCGGGTTCTGCAACATATAGAAGAAGGCAATTTGGTTTATGGGGACATCAGATATTTG GTGTTGGATGAAGCTGACACCATGTTTGATCATGGATTTGGCCCTGACATCCGAAAATTTCTTGCTCCACTAAGGAGTCGTGCGTCTAAGCCTGATGGTCTAGGATTTCAAACAGTATTAGTAACTGCAACAATGACTACG GCAGTGCAAAAGCTGGTTGACGAAGAATTTCAAGGAATTGCTCATCTACGTACTTCTTCACTCCATAAGAAGATTGCTTCTGCCCGTCATGATTTCGTTAAACTCTCAGGTTCTGAAAATAAGCTGGAAGCCTTATTACAG GTCCTTGAACCAAGTTTAGCAAAAGGGAACAGAGTGATGGTTTTCTGCAATACATTGAATTCCAGTCGAGCTGTGGATCACTTTTTGTCTGAAAACCAAGTCTCTACGGTCAATTACCATGGAGAGGTTCCAGCTGAACAAAG GATTGAGAATCTGGAAAAGTTTAAGAGCAACGATGGAGATTGCCCCACTTTAGTCTGCACAGATCTGGCTGCAAGGGGTTTGGACTTGGATGTCGACCATGTCATTATGTTCGACTTCCCCTCGAATTCT ATCGATTATCTCCATCGCACTGGAAGAACTGCTCGTATGGGAGCAAAAG GGAAGGTGACAAGTTTGATCGCCAGAAAGAATTTGATTCTGGCGAGCCGCATCGAGGAAGCAATAATGAAAAACGAGAGCTTGGAATCCCTCTCCGTTGATAGAATCAAAAGGGATCTTGCTAGGTCGCACATAAATCAGCAGAAGGGGCAAAACGAGAAAAGGGAAATGACCTCCAGTTTGAAAAGGAAGGCTCAACCTCAACCTCAAACCGAAGCTCGTGGCGTTGCCAAGAAAAGCTCTTTTTCCAAATCTACAAAAGCTCCCATGATTTCCAAGCCTAAGAAGAAGGTGGTCAAGGTCGTCAGGACATCAAAATCTTCGGGATCTAGCAGCTCGAGAGGTACGTCATCTGGTGGGAGGAAAAATTCAGGTGGAAGAAGCAAAGGCGGaagcggaggcggaggcggtgcATCAACATCAAAGCTAAACGTTGTAGGATTTAGGGGGCGGAGCAGTGTGAAGGCTGCTTGA
- the LOC130994844 gene encoding uncharacterized protein LOC130994844: protein MASNSGVGEIEETEAAAPLLQNTEGPEPVLRKNRSVTTSVPEAEVHIYSRGKGPIDVIKMGLGGWDQDQLEVREILDKYGFKTAYAFTPGSGRGLPIRFNPRNGRSMLTYKDGARVYVDGEPKDSLLKPITRIILSVALITIIIVFAMKETPVWAKNLQSSVGPIPPWVLACVVIVFTRMRKRTKSFLEKYL from the exons ATGGCGAGCAACAGCGGGGTAGGAGAAATCGAGGagacggaggcggcggcgccgctacTGCAGAACACCGAGGGGCCGGAACCAGTTCTGAGGAAGAACCGGTCCGTCACAACAAGTGTGCCGGAGGCGGAGGTGCACATCTACAGTAGAGGGAAAGGCCCGATCGATGTCATCAAAATGGGGTTGGGTGGGTGGGACCAGGACCAGCTCGAGGTCCGAGAAATCCTCGACAAGTACGGCTTCAAAACGGCCTACGCGTTCACGCCTGGATCGGGTCGGGGCCTGCCGATCCGGTTCAACCCGAGGAATGGCCGCTCAATGCTCACGTACAAAGATGGCGCTCGTGTTTACGTCGACGGCGAGCCTAAG GATTCGTTGCTCAAGCCCATCACCAGAATAATACTAAGCGTGGCATTGATAACCATCATCATAGTCTTCGCTATGAAGGAGACACCAGTGTGGGCGAAAAATCTGCAGTCCTCAGTCGGTCCAATCCCACCGTGGGTTCTAGCGTGTGTAGTTATCGTCTTCACACGAATGAGGAAGAGAACCAAGAGTTTTCTGGAGAAATACCTCTAG
- the LOC130994870 gene encoding uncharacterized protein At1g76660-like: MASVQNRFLQPQQPPSPRRKRWAGCLGGLSCFRTQKGGKRIVPASRIPDANAISNQPNGPQGGGLPNQATGVALSLLAPPSSPASFSNSGLPSTAQSPNCFLSANSPGGPSSTMFVTGPYAHETQLVSPPVFSTFTTEPSTAPLTPPPELAHLTTPSSPDVPYAHFLSSSAKFKTTDKNGYPAANDLQSTYLLYPGSPASTLRSPISRTSGDCLSSSFNEREFPSQWDPSIPSEGSPYAKSDSGMFLGAQAAGASKSRQDSNFFCPETFAQFYLDHSSFSNSGGRLSISKESDAYSNGGNGYQNRQNKTCKPDAEELEAYRASFGFSADEIITTTNYVEISDVLDDSFSITPFASNKPTEEERITTPPRKEVFETEKKEEHFPCPQLSKVRLNRSSSVHIGVPASYNHVEDQVPQRRLGDTGRSFHSNHTLSDGDSIFSKMGASRIGRKYHFGASNSDAEIEYRRVSSLREGRYRRVS, encoded by the exons ATGGCATCAGTGCAGAACCGGTTTCTGCAGCCACAGCAACCTCCATCGCCTCGG CGCAAACGATGGGCAGGTTGTTTGGGTGGACTGTCTTGCTTCAGGACACAAAAAGGTGGAAAGCGTATTGTTCCTGCATCACGCATCCCTGATGCCAATGCTATATCAAATCAGCCAAATGGGCCTCAAGGTGGTGGATTGCCCAATCAGGCTACTGGCGTTGCTTTGTCTCTTTTAGCTCCACCATCCTCACCGGCATCGTTCTCAAATTCTGGACTCCCATCAACAGCTCAGTCGCCCAACTGCTTCTTGTCTGCCAATTCACCTGGAGGTCCTTCATCTACTATGTTTGTCACTGGTCCATATGCTCACGAGACTCAACTGGTCTCTCCTCCCGTATTCTCGACTTTCACAACTGAGCCATCTACAGCTCCTTTAACTCCTCCGCCAGAGCTGGCACATTTGACAACCCCATCTTCACCAGATGTGCCTTACGCACATTTCCTTTCATCATCTGCGAAATTCAAAACCACTGATAAGAACGGCTACCCTGCTGCAAATGATCTTCAATCAACATACTTACTCTATCCGGGAAGTCCTGCAAGTACGCTGAGATCACCAATTTCAAGGACATCCGGTGATTGCTTATCGTCATCCTTTAATGAAAGGGAGTTCCCCTCTCAGTGGGATCCCTCTATTCCTTCAGAAGGGTCTCCGTATGCAAAGTCCGACTCAGGCATGTTTCTTGGTGCCCAGGCTGCTGGAGCCTCCAAGTCACGTCAAGATTCCAATTTCTTCTGCCCAGAGACGTTTGCTCAGTTCTACCTTGACCATTCATCCTTTTCTAATTCTGGTGGTAGGCTAAGTATTTCCAAGGAATCTGATGCTTATTCAAATGGTGGAAATGGATACCAGAATCGTCAGAACAAAACTTGCAAACCAGATGCTGAGGAACTTGAAGCTTACAGAGCATCTTTTGGGTTCAGTGCAGATGAAATCATCACCACAACTAATTATGTTGAGATCTCCGATGTGTTAGACGACTCTTTTAGCATAACACCTTTTGCTTCCAACAAGCCTACTGAGGAGGAACGTATTACGACTCCACCCAGAAAAGAGGTATTTGAAACCGAGAAGAAGGAAGAACATTTTCCTTGCCCACAGCTCAGTAAAGTACGACTGAATCGTTCAAGTAGCGTGCATATTGGGGTTCCAGCTTCATATAATCATGTTGAAG ATCAAGTCCCACAGAGGCGGTTAGGGGATACTGGACGAAGCTTCCACAGTAACCACACTCTGAGTGACGGCGACAGCATATTCTCTAAGATGGGTGCTTCCAGAATTGGGCGTAAGTATCATTTTGGTGCATCAAACTCTGATGCAGAGATTGAGTACAGGAGAGTGTCAAGCTTGAGAGAAGGGCGCTACCGGAGAGTAAGTTAA